The following are encoded together in the Vigna unguiculata cultivar IT97K-499-35 chromosome 2, ASM411807v1, whole genome shotgun sequence genome:
- the LOC114170039 gene encoding protein RTE1-HOMOLOG gives MGEELDTEQQEEMMERSYSQTMQIDPKKARFPCSIVWSPLPVISWFIPCIGHIGICREDGVILDFAGPNFVCVDHFTFGAATRYFQIPKEKCCIPLDQSAYNGEEHYTEGENRGDLRTWDGALRKSIEEFQHRSYNLFTCNCHSFVVNNLNRLDFLSGGWNVVNLAIFILFNGRWVSRASMLRSILPSVVVFFLGVAFGGFTFLKFWFFFTSLLIGWFLLGTYCFKNLIQL, from the exons ATGGGAGAAGAGTTGGATACTGAACAACAGGAGGAGATGATGGAAAGAAGTTATTCGCAAACTATGCAGATTGATCCGAAAAAGGCTCGATTTCCATGCTCTATTGTGTGGTCACCACTTCCTGTGATCTCGTGGTTCATTCCTTGCATCGGGCACATTGGCATCTGCAGAGAGGATGGAGTAATATTGGATTTTGCAGGGCCTAATTTTGTGTGTGTGGACCATTTTACATTTGGAGCTGCCACTCGCTATTTTCAGATTCCCAAAGAAAAG TGTTGCATACCTTTGGACCAGTCTGCGTATAATGGTGAGGAACACTACACGGAGGGAGAAAATAGAGGAGATTTAAGGACTTGGGATGGTGCACTGAGGAAAAGCATTGAAGAATTCCAGCATCGATCTTACAATCTCTTTACCTGCAACTGCCATTCGTTTGTCGTCAATAATTTAAACAGGTTGGACTTCTTGTCTGGTGGATGGAATGTGGTGAACCttgcaattttcattttattcaatGGACGTTGGGTCAGCAGAGCATCTATGCTTCGATCCATCTTACCATCTGTGGTTGTATTTTTTCTTGGAGTCGCATTCGGGGGCTTCACTTTCTTGAAGTTTTGGTTCTTTTTCACTTCCCTTCTTATTGGCTGGTTCCTGCTTGGTACTTATTGTTTCAAGAACCTGATTCAGTTGTAG
- the LOC114174120 gene encoding thioredoxin H1, with translation MAGASEEGQVIGCHTIEAWTEQLQKGNESKKLIVVDFTASWCGPCRFISPFLAELAKKYTNAIFLKVDVDELKSVAQDFAVEAMPTFVFVKEGSLLGKVVGAKKEELQQTIEKHLSASTA, from the exons ATGGCTGGCGCATCGGAAGAGGGACAAGTCATCGGCTGCCACACCATTGAGGCATGGACGGAACAACTCCAAAAAGGCAATGAATCAAAGAAACTC ATTGTGGTGGATTTTACTGCTTCTTGGTGTGGACCATGCCGTTTCATTTCTCCATTCCTGGCTGAACTGGCTAAGAAATACACAAATGCCATATTTCTGAAGGTGGATGTAGACGAATTAAAG AGTGTTGCTCAAGATTTTGCTGTTGAGGCAATGCCTACTTTTGTGTTTGTGAAAGAGGGAAGTCTTCTGGGCAAAGTGGTGGGAGCAAAGAAGGAAGAATTGCAGCAGACAATAGAGAAACATCTCTCTGCATCTACTGCATAA
- the LOC114173864 gene encoding beta-galactosidase 3 produces the protein METTSVSKMQFALFCLVLWLGVQLEWVHCDVTYDRKAILINGQRRLLFSGSIHYPRSTPDMWEDLIYKAKEGGIDVIETYVFWNVHEPSPGNFNFEGSYDLVRFVKTIQKAGLYAHLRIGPYVCAEWNFGGFPVWLKYVPGISFRTDNEPFKRAMQGFTEKIVGMMKSERLYESQGGPIILSQIENEYGAQSKLLGPAGQRYVNWAAKMAIETGTGVPWVMCKEDDAPDPVINTCNGFYCDYFTPNKPYKPSMWTEAWSGWFSEFGGSIHERPVQDLAFAVARFIQKGGSFVNYYMYHGGTNFGRTAGGPFITTSYDYDAPLDEYGLIRQPKYGHLKELHKAIKMCERALVSTDPAVTSLGNFQQAHVYSTKSGDCAAFLANYDTKSSVRVMFNNMHYNLPPWSISILPDCRNAVFNTAKVGVQTSQMQMLPTNTHMFSWERFEEDVSSLDDSSAIAITTSGLLEQINVTRDTSDYLWYITSVDIDSSESFVRGGTLPSLIVQSTGHAVHVFINGQLSGSAFGTREDRRFRYTGPVNLRAGTNRIALLSVAVGLPNVGGHFETWSTGILGPVVLRGLDQGKLDLSWQKWTYQVGLKGEAMNLASPNGITSVEWMQSALVSDKNQPLTWHKTYFDAPDGDEPLALDMEGMGKGQIWINGLSIGRYWTAPAVGNCNGCSYAGTFRPPKCQVGCGKPTQRWYHVPRSWLKPNHNLLVVFEELGGEPSKISIAKRSVSSVCADVSEYHPNVRNWHLESYGKSEEFHPPKVHLHCSPGQSISSIKFASFGTPLGTCGNYEQGVCHSPSSYSILEKKCIGKARCTVTVSNSNFGHDPCPNVLKRLSVEAVCTPTKWRG, from the exons ATGGAAACCACCTCAGTTTCCAAAATGCAGTTTGCATTGTTTTGTTTGGTGTTGTGGTTGGGTGTTCAGCTGGAGTGGGTTCACTGTGATGTTACCTACGACAGAAAGGCCATTCTCATCAATGGCCAAAGGAGACTCCTTTTTTCTGGCTCTATACATTACCCAAGAAGTACCCCAGAT ATGTGGGAAGATCTGATTTACAAGGCCAAAGAAGGAGGCATAGACGTCATTGAAACCTACGTCTTTTGGAATGTTCACGAGCCTTCTCCTGGCAAT TTCAACTTTGAAGGAAGCTACGATCTTGTGAGGTTCGTGAAGACAATACAGAAAGCGGGGCTATATGCTCATCTTCGCATTGGACCTTATGTCTGTGCAGAATGGAATTTCGG AGGATTTCCTGTTTGGCTCAAGTATGTTCCGGGCATCAGTTTTAGAACAGACAATGAACCTTTCAAG AGGGCAATGCAAGGGTTCACTGAGAAGATTGTGGGAATGATGAAGAGTGAGCGACTCTATGAATCTCAGGGTGGCCCTATTATACTCTCTCAG ATTGAGAATGAGTATGGGGCACAGAGTAAATTGCTTGGACCTGCTGGCCAACGTTACGTGAACTGGGCTGCAAAAATGGCTATTGAAACGGGAACGGGGGTCCCCTGGGTGATGTGCAAGGAAGATGATGCACCAGATCCAGTG ATAAACACATGCAATGGGTTTTACTGTGATTATTTTACTCCGAATAAACCCTATAAGCCTTCAATGTGGACCGAGGCTTGGAGTGGCTG GTTTTCTGAATTTGGAGGTTCAATTCATGAAAGACCTGTTCAAGATTTGGCATTTGCAGTTGCCCGATTCATACAGAAAGGAGGGTCTTTTGTTAACTACTACATG TATCATGGGGGAACCAATTTTGGCCGTACAGCTGGAGGCCCTTTCATCACTACAAGTTATGATTATGATGCTCCACTGGATGAATATG GTTTGATTAGGCAACCGAAGTATGGTCATCTGAAAGAGCTTCACAAGGCCATCAAGATGTGTGAGCGGGCTTTAGTTTCAACTGACCCTGCTGTTACTTCATTGGGGAACTTTCAACAG gCTCATGTATACTCTACAAAATCTGGAGACTGTGCTGCATTCCTCGCAAACTATGATACAAAATCTTCTGTTAGAGTGATGTTCAACAATATGCACTATAACTTACCTCCGTGGTCCATCAGCATCCTTCCTGATTGCAGAAATGCTGTTTTCAATACAGCAAAA GTTGGAGTGCAAACATCTCAGATGCAAATGCTGCCAACAAATACTCATATGTTCTCATGGGAGAGATTTGAGGAGGACGTTTCTTCTCTTGATGACAGCTCTGCAATTGCAATCACTACTTCTGGTCTCCTGGAACAGATAAATGTAACACGGGATACAAGTGATTATCTTTGGTATATAACCAG TGTTGATATAGATTCATCCGAATCTTTTGTCCGAGGAGGCACACTACCCTCTCTCATTGTTCAATCCACGGGCCATGCCGTGCATGTTTTTATCAACGGTCAACTTTCAG GTTCTGCCTTTGGAACACGGGAGGATAGGAGATTCAGATATACTGGCCCAGTAAACCTCCGAGCTGGAACAAACAGAATAGCTCTGCTCAGTGTTGCTGTTGGGCTTCCT AATGTGGGAGGACATTTTGAGACTTGGAGCACAGGAATCCTTGGTCCTGTTGTACTCCGGGGACTTGACCAAGGAAAGTTGGATTTATCATGGCAAAAGTGGACTTATCAG GTTGGGCTGAAAGGAGAGGCCATGAATCTTGCATCTCCAAATGGTATCACTTCTGTAGAGTGGATGCAGTCAGCATTAGTTTCAGACAAAAATCAACCACTGACATGGCACAAG ACTTATTTTGATGCTCCAGATGGAGATGAGCCGTTGGCATTGGACATGGAGGGTATGGGTAAAGGTCAGATATGGATTAATGGACTGAGCATTGGAAGATACTGGACTGCTCCAGCTGTTGGTAATTGCAACGGTTGCAGCTATGCAGGCACCTTCAGACCTCCAAAGTGCCAGGTTGGTTGTGGCAAACCAACCCAGCGGTg GTACCATGTACCTCGATCTTGGTTGAAGCCAAATCATAATCTGCTAGTTGTTTTTGAGGAACTTGGGGGAGAGCCTTCAAAGATTTCAATTGCAAAGAGATCAGTGAGCAGTGTCTGCGCTGATGTGTCTGAGTACCATCCAAATGTTAGGAATTGGCACCTTGAGAGCTATGGGAAATCAGAAGAGTTCCATCCTCCCAAGGTTCACTTGCATTGCAGTCCTGGCCAAAGCATCTCTTCCATTAAATTTGCAAGCTTTGGAACTCCTTTGGGGACCTGTGGAAATTATGAGCAGGGAGTTTGTCATTCTCCCTCTTCCTATTCCATCTTGGAGAAG AAATGTATAGGGAAGGCCAGATGCACGGTCACTGTATCAAACAGTAACTTTGGGCATGACCCTTGTCCAAATGTGTTGAAGAGGTTATCAGTTGAAGCTGTTTGCACTCCAACCAAGTGGAGGGGATGA
- the LOC114172502 gene encoding ribosomal RNA small subunit methyltransferase, mitochondrial: MFGNERSMLTRVVPVARFISRRLRAVRQVHGDGDGDGDGEGRLHFHKSKGQHILINPRILDTIVRKSAINPTDTVLEIGPGTGNLTIKLLEAAHKVVAFEIDHRMVQVLVKRALRQGLNDKLRVIKKDAVKALFPRFDLVVANIPYQISSPLVMKLVYGATPFRSATLLLQKEFAQRLVANPGDSEFSRLSVNVKLLADVELVMNVSKRDFLPSPKVDSSVVIIRPKPQVPNVDLREWRAFTSNCFNNRYKTLGATFKNKRKVFELLKISNENDKASSHKGDDAEDEVGFTSFKEKIIGVLRTGEFEDKRPAKLSIEELLHLLSLFNQAGIYFSNHGHLKREDRFDDADE, encoded by the exons ATGTTTGGGAATGAACGAAGCATGTTGACGAGGGTGGTACCCGTAGCTAGGTTCATTTCTAGGAGGTTACGAGCAGTGCGGCAAGTGCatggagatggagatggagatggtGATGGCGAAGGGCGTTTACATTTTCACAAGAGCAAAGGTCAACACATTCTCATCAACCCTAGAATTCTTGATACCATCGTTCGCAAATCCGCCATAAATCCAACCGACACTGTCCTCGAAATCGGACCTGGCACCGGCAACCTCACCATCAAGCTTCTTGAAGCTGCTCACAAGGTAGTAGCATTCGAAATTGACCACCGCATGGTCCAGGTTCTCGTGAAGCGCGCTCTTCGACAAGGTCTCAATGATAAGCTCAGG GTTATAAAAAAAGATGCAGTGAAAGCCCTGTTTCCGCGGTTTGACCTTGTTGTGGCCAACATTCCTTATCAGATATCTTCCCCTCTCGTGATGAAACTGGTGTATGGGGCGACGCCGTTTCGGAGTGCCACGCTTCTTCTTCAGAAAGAGTTCGCTCAAAGGTTGGTGGCAAATCCTGGTGACTCTGAGTTTAGCCGGCTGTCGGTGAATGTGAAGCTTCTGGCTGATGTGGAGCTTGTGATGAATGTAAGCAAGAGGGACTTTCTCCCTTCCCCCAAAGTTGACTCTTCTGTGGTCATAATCCGCCCTAAGCCTCAGGTTCCCAATGTGGATCTCCGTGAGTGGAGGGCTTTCACATCGAACTGTTTTAATAACCGTTACAAGACACTGGGGGCAACTTTTAAGAATAAAAGGAAAGTCTTTGAGTTGCTCAAAATCTCTAATGAAAACGATAAAGCTTCTTCCCACAAGGGTGATGATGCTGAAGATGAAGTAGGCTTTACCTCGTTCAAGGAAAAGATTATTGGGGTGCTTAGAACCGGAGAGTTTGAAGATAAAAGGCCTGCAAAACTTTCTATCGAGGAGCTTCTGCATTTGCTCTCTTTGTTCAATCAAGCTggcatttatttttcaaaccaTGGTCATCTGAAGAGGGAAGATAGGTTTGATGATGCCGATGAATAG